From a single Staphylococcus epidermidis genomic region:
- a CDS encoding alpha-1/alpha-2 family phenol-soluble modulin — protein MADVIAKIVEIVKGLIDQFTQK, from the coding sequence ATGGCAGATGTAATCGCTAAAATTGTTGAAATTGTTAAAGGCTTAATTGATCAATTTACTCAAAAATAA
- a CDS encoding phenol-soluble modulin PSM-delta — MSIVSTIIEVVKTIVDIVKKFKK, encoded by the coding sequence ATGAGCATCGTATCAACTATCATCGAAGTCGTTAAAACTATCGTAGACATCGTTAAAAAATTCAAAAAATAG